The Victivallis sp. Marseille-Q1083 DNA window AGACTCTCCCAATTCGGCGTTCAGCCGGCGGAACTCGATGCTCTCACCGACATCGTCGTCGAAGTCAGTTTCGGACCGGATCATCGGTTGTCCGGTCACCCGCCAATGACCCGGCAGGACATCCGGGCCATCTATGAGCTGGCCCTGTAAAAACGAAGGAATCGACCATCATGCCCGAACCGTCATTTCAACAAATCCTGGACGGCACCTTGCAGGCCATCCGCGCACTGCCGACCATCGTTCCGGCGGCCGGCCGCCTTGCCGGCTTTCGCAATTTCCAATCGCCGGCAGCCCAACTGCTGAACCGTTACGACAACTTCCATTACTCCATGGGCGATGCTTTCTACCGTTACGGCGTCAGCGGCATCGCCGCCAAAGCCGCCGGCAATGTTTCACCGGACAAACCGGCCGCCGCCAATGAACTGCTGCGCGGCATCGCCTCGACCTATCGGGAGGTGGCCGCTTATTTTTCCCGCTATGGCCGGGCGGCAGCGGAAGCGGCGCACCGGGCGCCGGCGGCCGAACAAAGCCGTCTGCAGGCGATCGCCGACAATTTGAACTGCCTGGCCGCCCGACCGCCGCAATCGTTCGAACAGGCGCTCCAGCTCTTCTATCTGATGTGGAGCATCCGCGGCATGAACCGCTGCAGCTGCATCGGCCGGCTGGATGTCCGGCTGAAGCCCTTTTACGAGCAGGACAAGCAAGCCGGCCGGATTGATGCCGAAACCGCCTTTGCCCTAATCTGCGAGCTATGGGAGCACCTGAACGGCTGGGGCAGCGGCGACACGCTGATGAACGTTATGGTCGGCGGCAGCAATCCGGACGGCAGCGACGCATCGAGCGACCTGTCGAAACTGATGCTGGAAGCCTCGATCGCCGTCGGCAAAACCGAACCGCACCTCAACGTCCGCTGCCACCGGCAAATCCGGCCGGATGTCCTGGAGGCCGCCTGCCGGCTGCAGTATCTCGGTCACGGGCAGGCGACCATGTACAACGACGACGCCATCCTGCCGGCGATGCGCCGGGCCGGCATTCCGGAGGCCATCGCCGCCGACTACGCCAACGACGGCTGCACCGAAATTATCTGGGACGGCCACGGCCGGATCGATTTCAATCACATCGACGCGGTGGCGGCGCTGGAACTGACGTTGTACAATGGCCGGCCCGCCCCCAACCCCCGCCGGGAAGAGGTCAAGTATTTCCACGCCGCCAATCCGAAAGGCCCGTATACCCCGGAAGTGGTCACCGGTTTTGCCAGCGGCGATGCCGGGCAATTCACCACTTATGAGGAGTTTTATCAGGCATTTCTCCGGCAATACCGGTTCCAGCTCCACTGCAAACTGGAAGAGTTGCGGGAATACGACCGGCAGCGCCGGGCCGGCCAGTGGCACGGCCTGCCGTTTTTGAACGGCACCTATGAAGCCGTATTGACCAGCGGCGTCGATCTGCT harbors:
- a CDS encoding pyruvate formate lyase family protein encodes the protein MPEPSFQQILDGTLQAIRALPTIVPAAGRLAGFRNFQSPAAQLLNRYDNFHYSMGDAFYRYGVSGIAAKAAGNVSPDKPAAANELLRGIASTYREVAAYFSRYGRAAAEAAHRAPAAEQSRLQAIADNLNCLAARPPQSFEQALQLFYLMWSIRGMNRCSCIGRLDVRLKPFYEQDKQAGRIDAETAFALICELWEHLNGWGSGDTLMNVMVGGSNPDGSDASSDLSKLMLEASIAVGKTEPHLNVRCHRQIRPDVLEAACRLQYLGHGQATMYNDDAILPAMRRAGIPEAIAADYANDGCTEIIWDGHGRIDFNHIDAVAALELTLYNGRPAPNPRREEVKYFHAANPKGPYTPEVVTGFASGDAGQFTTYEEFYQAFLRQYRFQLHCKLEELREYDRQRRAGQWHGLPFLNGTYEAVLTSGVDLLDDGLPMNSYMVFTGSLPTVADGLAALKRVVYEQKHYTIAQLKAALEADFDGAETMRRELLAAPKFGNDLDEVDCIAAGLVKTICDDFDSYRRDTGFTVFPALIGWRFVEEAYGIGATPDGRKYKEPIAEHYCATPGRLQKGVTALINSIAKAPLARAIGVAATHISLPRNFAAGPEEGVALLKSLNESCFRKGLTQFNIAIYDTEQLRDAQRHPERHRDLIVRVWGFSAKFVELSEEMQQHIIQRVMPR